In Vreelandella piezotolerans, one genomic interval encodes:
- a CDS encoding ThuA domain-containing protein, translating into MALRVTVWGENVHEQTNEVVARIYPTGMHQCIADGLNESEALSATAVTLQDLEQGLSEETLENTDVLLWWGHAAHGDVLEETVDRVQKRVLQGMGLIVLHSGHYSKIFKRLMGTTCSLKWREAGERERLWVVNPGHPIVQGLGDYLELPHTEMYGEPFAVPNPDEVIFISAFEGGEVFRSGLTYKRGNGKIFYFRPGHETYPIYYDEQVKRVLKNAVLWTQPEGARWIDSCPNIPADQAPNPVEIKGESLHKPGEEGFK; encoded by the coding sequence ATGGCACTGCGAGTCACCGTATGGGGCGAGAACGTCCACGAGCAAACCAACGAGGTGGTAGCGCGCATTTACCCCACCGGCATGCACCAGTGCATCGCCGACGGTTTGAATGAGTCAGAGGCGCTGTCCGCCACCGCCGTCACGCTGCAAGATTTAGAGCAAGGGCTCAGCGAAGAGACGCTGGAGAATACCGACGTGCTGCTGTGGTGGGGCCACGCCGCCCACGGCGACGTGCTGGAAGAGACCGTCGACCGCGTGCAAAAGCGCGTGCTGCAGGGCATGGGGTTGATCGTGCTGCACTCCGGTCACTACTCGAAAATCTTCAAACGCTTGATGGGCACTACCTGCTCACTGAAATGGCGAGAGGCCGGCGAGCGCGAGCGCCTTTGGGTCGTCAACCCTGGCCACCCCATCGTGCAAGGGCTCGGAGATTACCTCGAACTGCCCCATACCGAAATGTACGGCGAACCCTTTGCGGTGCCCAACCCGGACGAGGTGATTTTCATCAGTGCCTTCGAGGGCGGCGAAGTGTTCCGCTCTGGCCTGACCTACAAGCGTGGCAACGGCAAGATTTTCTACTTCCGTCCCGGCCACGAAACCTACCCGATCTACTACGACGAGCAGGTCAAGCGGGTGCTCAAGAACGCCGTGCTCTGGACGCAGCCGGAGGGCGCCCGGTGGATCGACAGCTGCCCCAACATCCCCGCCGACCAGGCACCCAACCCGGTCGAGATCAAAGGCGAAAGCTTGCACAAACCCGGTGAGGAGGGCTTCAAATGA
- a CDS encoding mechanosensitive ion channel family protein codes for MRQHWITKIIVGILLSLLLGSAASAQSVSLPNLTGSESSEQAEVSNEEFQSSLSDVISMLENEEQRTALLDSLRELQVSTEAAEEDGVVRQGLLGALADTLTDIGEQAQAGDSPIDEWSRQLVQGVEDLRALNDDADQGEAIRAIADGAVLAFVWSALLVVMIAFGRLIATRRHWPLDLPRDPKAWLLAVHFLRRMLPWTLAFAITLGIGQILPYSPGRAVVLVVAYICLCGRALSVVFETVIAFFSRGHRFPAVQVLQHKALRGLFVIGALIALGDAVNSTRLVELLGAELSSLVSVLANMLAALLSARFIFKFQRPIRHLICNRPYKQRRDASTAVEMVRALGGLWHIPALLMVGGSLLAIFITVGDVGTALARSIVSASLLVLTLVVTGLLRRQAERLNKRRHRRRFSQYRKRLERFGFVLAHICAWMVFAELSMQVWGGSLFGLGQQAVASARIGQALVSLGATILLAWLVWIFADTAIQRALTSSARSRGRRVNQARAQTITPMIRNVIFVAILIIAVIAGLANLGVNVTPLLAGAGVIGLAIGFGAQTLVQDLITGIFILIEDSLAVDDFVQINGHMGTVEGLTLRTVRLRDLDGVVHIITFSRIESIHNMSRQFGIALMRIRIPYDMKIDDAITLMQETAQELRKDPMMRHYIWSPLEMQGVQGFEEGCPILRMRFRTAPEMQWDVSRAFNLLLKQRMEAQEIDLGVPRLSVSMEARSESRMEDASGTDLSLERGEESASSSADEAHKKPTPPKPAPRPTQAEIRQDERERHGTSAQAKPHAQGKPQSEAYTRPHGENGDE; via the coding sequence GTGCGACAGCACTGGATAACCAAGATCATCGTCGGCATCTTACTCAGCCTGCTGCTCGGTTCTGCGGCGTCTGCGCAAAGTGTCTCGCTGCCCAACCTGACCGGCAGTGAGTCGTCGGAGCAGGCGGAGGTGAGCAACGAGGAGTTTCAGAGCTCGCTGAGCGATGTGATCTCGATGCTCGAAAACGAGGAGCAGCGCACCGCACTACTGGACTCGCTGCGCGAGCTGCAGGTGAGCACCGAGGCCGCCGAGGAGGATGGCGTCGTTCGCCAGGGGTTGTTAGGCGCGCTGGCCGACACGTTGACCGACATTGGCGAGCAGGCTCAGGCGGGCGACTCGCCCATCGATGAGTGGTCCCGCCAGCTCGTGCAGGGCGTCGAGGACTTACGCGCCCTGAACGATGATGCAGATCAAGGAGAAGCCATTCGCGCGATAGCCGACGGCGCGGTGTTGGCCTTCGTGTGGAGCGCGTTATTGGTCGTCATGATCGCCTTTGGTCGCTTGATCGCCACGCGACGTCACTGGCCGCTGGACCTGCCAAGGGACCCCAAAGCGTGGCTGTTGGCAGTGCATTTTTTGCGTCGAATGCTGCCCTGGACGCTGGCCTTCGCCATTACCCTCGGTATCGGGCAAATTCTCCCCTATAGCCCCGGGCGGGCAGTGGTATTGGTGGTGGCGTACATCTGCCTATGTGGTCGGGCGCTCTCGGTGGTTTTCGAGACCGTCATTGCCTTCTTTAGCCGTGGGCACCGCTTCCCGGCAGTGCAGGTGTTACAGCACAAAGCGCTACGCGGTCTGTTCGTCATCGGCGCGCTGATTGCCTTGGGCGATGCGGTGAACTCCACGCGGCTGGTGGAGCTGCTGGGGGCAGAGCTCTCCAGCCTCGTATCGGTATTGGCGAACATGCTGGCAGCGCTCTTGTCGGCTCGTTTCATCTTCAAATTTCAGCGGCCGATCCGTCATCTGATTTGTAACCGACCCTACAAACAGCGACGCGATGCCAGCACCGCCGTCGAGATGGTACGGGCGCTTGGCGGGCTATGGCATATTCCGGCATTGCTGATGGTGGGCGGCTCGCTGCTGGCGATTTTCATTACCGTGGGGGATGTGGGGACGGCCCTGGCGCGCTCGATTGTCTCTGCCAGTTTACTGGTGCTGACGCTAGTCGTGACCGGGCTGCTGCGCCGCCAAGCCGAGCGGCTCAACAAGCGCCGCCATCGCCGCCGCTTCAGCCAGTACCGCAAGCGTTTGGAACGTTTCGGGTTCGTGCTGGCACATATTTGCGCGTGGATGGTGTTCGCCGAGCTCTCCATGCAAGTGTGGGGCGGTTCGCTGTTTGGTTTAGGCCAGCAGGCGGTGGCCAGCGCCCGCATCGGGCAAGCGCTAGTAAGTCTAGGGGCAACGATCTTGCTGGCGTGGTTGGTATGGATCTTTGCCGATACGGCCATTCAGCGGGCGCTGACCTCGTCGGCCCGCTCACGCGGGCGGCGGGTGAATCAAGCCCGTGCGCAAACCATCACGCCGATGATTCGCAACGTCATTTTCGTAGCGATTCTCATCATCGCAGTGATCGCAGGGCTAGCCAATCTTGGGGTAAACGTCACGCCGCTGCTGGCCGGTGCCGGTGTGATCGGTCTGGCCATCGGTTTTGGTGCGCAAACCCTGGTGCAGGATTTGATCACCGGTATCTTCATACTGATCGAAGACTCGCTAGCGGTGGACGACTTCGTGCAGATCAACGGGCACATGGGCACGGTAGAAGGTCTGACGCTGCGCACCGTGCGGCTGCGAGACCTGGATGGCGTGGTGCACATCATCACCTTTAGCCGCATCGAATCGATCCACAATATGTCTCGCCAGTTCGGTATTGCGCTGATGCGTATTCGCATTCCTTACGATATGAAAATCGACGATGCGATTACTCTGATGCAGGAGACCGCCCAGGAGCTGCGCAAGGACCCGATGATGCGTCACTACATCTGGTCGCCGCTAGAGATGCAGGGCGTGCAGGGCTTCGAAGAGGGCTGCCCCATCCTGCGGATGCGTTTTCGCACCGCACCGGAAATGCAGTGGGATGTCTCTCGTGCCTTCAATCTGCTGCTGAAGCAGCGCATGGAAGCGCAAGAGATCGACCTGGGCGTGCCGCGTTTGAGTGTCAGCATGGAGGCACGCTCCGAGTCGCGTATGGAAGACGCCTCCGGCACCGACCTAAGCCTGGAGCGAGGGGAGGAGAGTGCTTCCTCTTCGGCAGACGAGGCGCACAAAAAGCCGACGCCCCCGAAGCCCGCACCACGCCCCACTCAGGCGGAAATCCGTCAAGACGAGCGGGAGCGCCACGGCACGTCAGCCCAAGCCAAGCCCCATGCTCAGGGCAAACCCCAGAGCGAGGCCTATACTCGCCCCCACGGTGAAAACGGCGATGAGTAG
- a CDS encoding Gfo/Idh/MocA family protein, which translates to MIRIAIIGAGSMAGEHAKHYGRIEGVEVVAVCDRDYPKAQAFAERHGIADVYQDLDAMLARDDIHAVSNVTPDGVHKATSLAAIAAGKHILCEKPLATNAEDAHEMAAAAQAAKVINMVNLSYRDAPAIQHARALITGGAIGTVRHVDASYRQSWLVSNAWGRWDEDSQWLWRLSEAHGSKGVLGDVGVHIVDFASFPVGDITRVNCELTCFDKAPDNRIGDYVLDANDTALMRVRFANGAMGTIQATRWATGHHNSLTLSVHGDKGAIRLDLDASKDDVQVCLNDDVHPARWSTVKAPPTPSIYQRFIESIRTGENDQPDFARGAAIQTVLDACFVSSQEDRSLAIAS; encoded by the coding sequence ATGATCCGTATCGCAATCATTGGCGCGGGCAGCATGGCGGGGGAGCACGCCAAGCACTATGGCCGCATCGAAGGCGTTGAGGTCGTGGCCGTTTGCGATCGCGACTATCCCAAAGCCCAGGCGTTTGCCGAACGCCACGGCATTGCCGATGTGTATCAAGACCTGGACGCCATGTTGGCTCGGGACGATATCCACGCGGTGAGCAATGTCACTCCGGATGGCGTGCACAAGGCCACGTCGTTGGCCGCCATTGCAGCGGGTAAACACATTCTGTGTGAAAAGCCTCTGGCCACCAATGCCGAGGATGCCCACGAGATGGCCGCTGCCGCCCAGGCCGCCAAGGTCATCAACATGGTTAACCTGAGCTACCGGGATGCCCCTGCCATTCAGCACGCCCGAGCACTAATTACCGGTGGTGCCATCGGCACCGTTCGCCACGTGGATGCCAGCTATCGCCAGAGCTGGCTGGTAAGCAACGCCTGGGGGCGCTGGGATGAGGATAGCCAGTGGCTCTGGCGGCTCTCGGAAGCCCACGGCAGCAAAGGCGTGCTGGGCGATGTGGGCGTGCATATCGTCGATTTTGCCAGCTTCCCGGTGGGCGATATCACCCGGGTCAACTGCGAACTCACCTGCTTCGACAAAGCCCCGGATAACCGCATTGGCGACTACGTGCTGGATGCCAACGACACTGCGCTGATGCGCGTGCGCTTTGCCAATGGGGCCATGGGTACGATTCAAGCGACCCGCTGGGCCACCGGCCACCACAACTCGCTAACGCTGAGCGTTCACGGCGATAAAGGCGCGATTCGCCTGGATCTGGACGCCTCCAAAGACGACGTACAGGTGTGCCTGAACGATGACGTGCACCCCGCCCGCTGGAGCACCGTCAAGGCGCCGCCAACGCCCAGCATTTATCAGCGCTTTATCGAAAGCATTCGCACCGGCGAAAACGATCAGCCCGACTTTGCCCGTGGTGCGGCCATTCAAACCGTGCTGGACGCCTGTTTCGTTTCCAGCCAGGAGGACCGCAGCCTGGCAATTGCCAGCTAA
- a CDS encoding DnaJ domain-containing protein, translating into MSIARFSPFELLLLKSRSQVDTATLLLLGWVLVHRQHVSEGQRRRRLAQVTSQFRHGHELGPVMSIAHSQDLHAIQLAAEVVRKECSKERSLSVMHQAITVATDDGDISLANHYILRFLADLLNVTPTTLGTLFQELTGQPLRQPEDPSRDAYWQAHDPDYYARKAREEAEAAQRAKASQAEQEQQQRAKADKQQEKKQKQQEKKQQKEDARRAKARAEQSSAEQARAEQARQEQARQEQARQEESRRRQQRSSPPPPDRTTRALAVLGLTPGASKTDVRRAYRRMAQLHHPDRFYSESEHQVALASARFQRIKNAYDYLMQTY; encoded by the coding sequence ATGTCCATCGCCCGTTTTTCACCCTTTGAGCTGCTGCTGCTCAAAAGCCGCAGCCAAGTGGATACGGCCACACTACTACTGCTGGGCTGGGTGCTGGTGCACCGCCAGCACGTCTCGGAAGGCCAGCGGCGTCGCCGCTTGGCCCAGGTGACATCGCAGTTTCGCCACGGACACGAACTGGGGCCGGTGATGAGTATTGCCCACAGCCAAGACCTGCACGCCATTCAGCTGGCCGCCGAGGTGGTACGCAAAGAGTGTTCTAAAGAGCGTAGCCTGAGTGTGATGCACCAAGCGATTACCGTGGCCACGGACGACGGCGATATTTCGTTGGCTAATCATTACATTCTGCGGTTTTTAGCCGATTTGTTAAACGTGACGCCCACGACCCTGGGTACGCTGTTCCAAGAGCTGACCGGCCAGCCGCTGCGCCAGCCGGAAGACCCGAGCCGCGACGCCTACTGGCAAGCTCACGACCCGGACTACTATGCCCGCAAAGCGCGGGAAGAAGCCGAGGCTGCACAACGCGCCAAGGCATCGCAGGCCGAGCAAGAACAGCAGCAGCGGGCCAAAGCCGATAAGCAGCAGGAAAAAAAACAGAAGCAGCAGGAAAAAAAGCAGCAGAAAGAGGACGCCCGCCGCGCCAAAGCGCGGGCGGAACAGTCCAGCGCCGAACAGGCCCGAGCCGAACAAGCGCGTCAGGAGCAGGCACGCCAAGAGCAGGCGCGGCAAGAGGAGTCACGACGACGCCAGCAACGTAGCAGCCCACCGCCTCCCGATCGCACCACTCGCGCCCTCGCCGTCCTGGGGCTGACGCCAGGGGCGAGCAAAACCGATGTACGCCGCGCCTATCGCCGCATGGCCCAGCTTCACCACCCAGATCGCTTCTACTCCGAGAGCGAGCACCAGGTCGCTCTAGCGTCGGCGCGTTTTCAACGCATCAAAAATGCCTATGATTATTTGATGCAAACCTACTAA